Proteins from a single region of Clupea harengus chromosome 5, Ch_v2.0.2, whole genome shotgun sequence:
- the LOC122132899 gene encoding microphthalmia-associated transcription factor-like encodes MLAAYMVDPQASRSDLHSQTLLRLDVGSMAQASSFFLSPPPSGSPVGVTISSSLDLGTLSFAELDDPAGTSLYPDVGLADILMDCGLGPAQSSTDPLFSISPGASENSSRRNSFSMEEDL; translated from the coding sequence ATGTTAGCTGCTTATATGGTAGACCCCCAGGCCTCCCGCTCGGATCTCCACTCCCAGACGCTCCTCAGGCTGGATGTGGGCTCCATGGCGCAGGCCTCCTCGTTCTTCCTCTCCCCGCCCCCCTCTGGCTCCCCAGTGGGGGTCACCATCAGCAGCTCCCTGGACCTTGGCACGCTGAGCTTCGCTGAGCTGGACGACCCTGCCGGCACCTCCCTTTACCCAGATGTGGGGCTGGCTGATATCCTAATGGATTGCGGCTTGGGCCCTGCCCAGTCGAGCACCGACCCCCTTTTTTCCATATCACCTGGGGCGTcggagaacagcagcaggagaaaCAGCTTCAGCATGGAGGAGGACTTGTGA
- the LOC105912131 gene encoding transcription factor HES-5-like, which produces MAPTISLDICNSELSNKEKHRLRKPAVEKMRRDRINTSIEQLKAMLEKEFHKQDPNTKLEKADILEMTVVFLKQALQSKSSVPQQAHSDSYSQCWRETLHFLSLNSKVDSSSLRLNHGQVTQNTARDFSPVSPVMSLKHNQTPEKQGAVAQKSVWRPW; this is translated from the exons ATGGCACCTACAATCAGTTTGGACATTTGCAACTCTGAACTCTCCAATAAGGAAAAACATAGA CTGAGAAAACCTGCTGTGGAGAAGATGCGTAGAGATCGCATCAACACCAGCATCGAGCAGCTCAAGGCCATGCTGGAGAAGGAGTTCCACAAACAGGACCCCAACACTAAGCTCGAGAAAGCCGACATCCTGGAGATGACGGTGGTCTTCCTGAAGCAGGCGCTGCAGTCCAAAAGCTCGGTCCCCCAgcaggcccacagtgacagctaCTCCCAGTGCTGGAGGGAGACCctgcacttcctctctctcaactcCAAGGTGGACTCCTCATCCCTGCGTCTCAACCACGGCCAGGTTACCCAGAATACTGCCAGGGACTTCTCCCCAGTGTCTCCAGTCATGTCACTCAAACACAACCAGACACCGGAGAAGCAGGGCGCAGTCGCACAGAAGTCTGTCTGGAGGCCCTGGTAA
- the LOC105912132 gene encoding transcription factor HES-5-like gives MAPAISMDFANSKLSNKEKHKLRKPVVEKMRRDRINTSIEQLKAMLEKEFHKQDPNTKLEKADILEMTVVFLKQALQSKSSVPQQAHSDSYSQCWRETLHFLSLNSKVDTSLLSLLNRARCH, from the exons ATGGCTCCCGCCATCAGCATGGACTTTGCCAACTCAAAGCTTTCCAACAAGGAGAAACATAAA CTGAGAAAACCGGTTGTGGAGAAAATGCGTAGAGATCGCATCAACACCAGCATCGAGCAGCTCAAGGCCATGCTGGAGAAGGAGTTCCACAAACAGGACCCCAACACTAAGCTCGAGAAAGCCGACATCCTGGAGATGACGGTGGTCTTCCTGAAGCAGGCGCTGCAGTCCAAAAGCTCGGTCCCCCAgcaggcccacagtgacagctaCTCCCAGTGCTGGAGGGAGACCctgcacttcctctctctcaactcCAAGGTGGACACcagtctcctgtctctcctcaacAGAGCGAGGTGTCACTGA